One Tomitella gaofuii DNA segment encodes these proteins:
- a CDS encoding sulfite exporter TauE/SafE family protein, whose amino-acid sequence MELAVGGIGGVIGGLLGGGSGVFYVPALEKLTSLPRPALHGTAGAANIAVTGIGAATFAVVGGSIDLRAGTGLVVGGTLGAFFGARLILRISRRLLRWLFVIILMATCLKLLLDVVGADPLRGSAIVPEHLIDNLWFTVPVSLALGIVIGAWSAGMGLGGGLLAVPVLMMLFGADLVTAEGTSLLMFFPNAVVGTVVHMRQGTADPRLATVLNIGALPGTVIGVLLALTMDMKILSVVFAVFALVIAMRELYRMFDRQRHGAEEQDRTGDRGPGAARWKVKLSDNRMTKG is encoded by the coding sequence ATGGAACTCGCAGTCGGAGGGATCGGCGGCGTCATCGGCGGACTTCTCGGCGGCGGGAGCGGCGTGTTCTACGTCCCGGCACTGGAAAAGCTCACCTCGCTGCCGCGGCCAGCGCTCCACGGCACCGCCGGCGCAGCGAACATCGCCGTCACCGGCATCGGCGCCGCGACGTTCGCGGTCGTGGGCGGTTCCATCGACCTGAGGGCGGGGACCGGACTCGTCGTCGGCGGTACGCTCGGCGCCTTCTTCGGGGCGCGGCTCATCCTGCGCATCTCGCGCCGGCTCTTGCGGTGGCTGTTCGTGATCATCCTGATGGCCACGTGCCTCAAGCTCCTCCTTGACGTCGTAGGCGCCGACCCGTTGCGCGGATCGGCGATCGTGCCGGAGCACTTGATCGACAACCTGTGGTTCACCGTGCCCGTCTCCCTGGCGCTGGGGATCGTCATCGGTGCATGGTCGGCGGGTATGGGCCTCGGCGGCGGACTTCTGGCGGTGCCGGTGCTCATGATGCTGTTCGGCGCGGATCTCGTCACTGCGGAGGGGACGTCTCTTCTGATGTTCTTCCCCAACGCGGTCGTCGGAACGGTCGTCCACATGCGCCAGGGGACCGCCGACCCGCGGCTGGCTACCGTGCTGAATATCGGTGCACTTCCTGGGACGGTCATCGGCGTGTTGCTGGCGCTGACGATGGACATGAAGATCCTCAGCGTCGTCTTCGCAGTCTTCGCATTGGTCATCGCGATGCGCGAGTTGTACCGGATGTTCGACCGGCAGCGTCACGGCGCGGAGGAGCAGGATCGCACCGGTGATCGCGGACCCGGAGCCGCGCGATGGAAGGTTAAACTGTCAGACAACCGGATGACTAAGGGATAA
- a CDS encoding FadR/GntR family transcriptional regulator: protein MESLTRVPLSQQAADAMLDAIGSGRWEVGEQLPGELALAGELKVSRSTIREAIRQLAARGVLTSRQGIGVFVTSATPTDGWDRLARLGAIAEVVQVRIAIESRAAALAAAEHDGSDAETIRRALAERNTMAGRAVPAELAQADIAFHRAVVAAARNELLLALFDSLRPRLVASMADLLEIVDVTENDAHEHTAIVEAILARRADRAEVLTRGHLLGLADALRRRS from the coding sequence ATGGAATCACTGACGCGCGTACCCCTGTCACAGCAGGCCGCCGATGCGATGCTCGACGCGATCGGCTCCGGCCGTTGGGAGGTCGGAGAGCAATTGCCGGGCGAGCTCGCTCTCGCGGGCGAGCTCAAGGTGAGCCGCTCGACGATCCGCGAGGCCATTCGCCAGCTCGCCGCGCGGGGCGTGCTCACCAGCAGGCAGGGGATCGGCGTGTTCGTCACGTCGGCCACGCCTACGGACGGGTGGGACCGCCTCGCCCGGCTCGGGGCCATCGCCGAGGTGGTGCAGGTGCGGATCGCGATCGAGTCGCGTGCAGCCGCGCTCGCCGCGGCGGAGCATGACGGATCCGACGCGGAGACGATCCGGCGTGCCCTCGCCGAACGCAACACGATGGCGGGTCGGGCAGTGCCCGCGGAGCTCGCTCAGGCGGACATCGCCTTCCACCGCGCAGTGGTCGCCGCGGCCCGCAACGAGCTGCTGCTGGCCCTGTTCGACAGCCTCCGGCCGCGGCTGGTGGCGTCGATGGCGGACCTGCTGGAGATCGTGGACGTCACAGAAAACGATGCGCACGAGCACACCGCGATCGTCGAGGCGATCCTCGCGCGCCGTGCCGACCGTGCGGAGGTGCTGACCCGCGGGCATCTGCTGGGACTGGCCGACGCGCTGCGGAGGCGGTCGTGA
- the egtB gene encoding ergothioneine biosynthesis protein EgtB: METGAALRAACRRALERARSRTRVLTDIPDDQLTAQHSELMSPLVWDLAHIGNQEDRWLVRAAGRRAATPARTGGHDPSGPDGAPGPDAVSGLDAVSGLDAVSGLDAVSGLDDLYDAFQHPRSTRPSLPILGPAEARAYTESVRTRAFDVLDHSGFDGDALTADGFVFGMVAQHEQQHDETMLATHQLRTGPALLHAPAAPRARATAGPVAADHDPAVVDSASEVVVPGGAFTMGTDGTAGPESWALDNERPAHRVEVAAFAIEALPVTNRRYARFIADGGYRRRALWSERGWRHRVEEGLEAPQFWSRDGDGRWLRRRFGVTVELEPDEPVVHVSYFEAQAFAAWAGKRLPTEAEWEKAARHDAVAGRSRPYPWGDAEPTEHHANLGQRHLSPAGVGAYPAGATASGIHQLIGDVWEWTSSGFEAYPGFRAFPYREYSEVFFGGDYRVLRGGSFGTDAVACRGTFRNWDHPMRRQIFAGIRLARDCPAKHGDGTAAAPDTDGARG; encoded by the coding sequence GTGGAAACCGGTGCCGCATTGCGGGCCGCATGCCGTCGAGCGCTGGAACGGGCCCGCAGCCGGACGCGGGTCCTCACGGACATTCCCGATGATCAACTGACGGCGCAGCATTCCGAACTCATGTCGCCACTGGTGTGGGACCTGGCGCATATCGGCAACCAGGAGGACCGGTGGCTGGTGCGCGCCGCGGGCCGGCGCGCTGCCACCCCGGCACGCACCGGAGGCCATGATCCGTCCGGTCCGGACGGTGCACCTGGCCCGGATGCGGTGTCCGGTCTGGATGCGGTGTCCGGTCTGGATGCGGTGTCCGGTCTGGATGCGGTGTCCGGTCTGGATGACCTATACGACGCTTTCCAGCATCCCCGCAGCACGCGTCCGTCGCTTCCGATCCTGGGACCGGCGGAGGCGCGTGCCTATACCGAGTCCGTCAGGACCCGCGCATTCGACGTGCTCGATCACAGCGGGTTCGACGGCGACGCGCTCACCGCGGACGGCTTCGTGTTCGGCATGGTCGCACAGCATGAGCAGCAGCACGACGAGACCATGCTCGCCACCCATCAGTTGCGCACGGGGCCGGCGCTGCTGCACGCCCCGGCGGCCCCGCGCGCCCGCGCGACCGCAGGTCCCGTTGCCGCCGACCACGATCCGGCCGTTGTCGATTCCGCGTCCGAGGTCGTCGTGCCCGGGGGCGCGTTCACCATGGGCACCGACGGCACGGCCGGGCCGGAATCGTGGGCGCTGGACAACGAACGCCCGGCGCACCGTGTGGAAGTCGCCGCGTTCGCCATCGAGGCGCTGCCCGTGACCAACCGCCGGTATGCGCGCTTCATCGCCGACGGCGGCTACCGGCGCCGCGCGTTGTGGTCCGAGCGGGGATGGCGCCACCGTGTGGAGGAGGGGCTGGAGGCGCCGCAGTTCTGGAGCCGCGACGGCGACGGCCGTTGGCTGCGCCGCCGGTTCGGGGTGACGGTGGAGCTCGAGCCGGACGAGCCGGTGGTGCACGTGAGCTACTTCGAGGCGCAGGCGTTCGCGGCGTGGGCCGGGAAGCGGCTGCCCACCGAGGCCGAGTGGGAGAAGGCCGCACGACACGACGCGGTGGCCGGGCGTTCGCGCCCCTATCCCTGGGGAGACGCCGAGCCCACCGAGCACCACGCGAATCTGGGGCAACGGCATCTGTCGCCCGCCGGGGTGGGTGCCTACCCGGCCGGGGCCACCGCGTCCGGAATCCACCAGCTCATCGGCGACGTGTGGGAGTGGACCTCGTCCGGCTTCGAGGCCTATCCGGGCTTTCGGGCCTTCCCGTACCGCGAGTACTCGGAGGTGTTCTTCGGGGGCGACTACAGGGTGCTGCGCGGCGGCTCGTTCGGCACGGACGCGGTCGCCTGCCGCGGCACGTTCCGCAACTGGGACCACCCCATGCGGCGGCAGATCTTCGCGGGCATCCGGCTCGCACGCGACTGCCCGGCGAAACACGGCGACGGCACCGCCGCAGCTCCCGACACCGACGGTGCGCGCGGCTGA
- a CDS encoding glutamate-cysteine ligase family protein — protein sequence MSHPTETTHPTGSAGPTVAGRTAGAGHRDAPATADEGRAPVAADTARDRIVQRCFGLRPPRLVGAELEWCTRTATGSRPAAAHLVEALGAHAPRSIAPGSPHTPLPAGGAVTVEPGGQVEISSLPLADVDGLCAALAADAAALRTLLGARGIEMLPGAVDHVREPSRILTVPRYAAMQERFDRRGPRGAQMMCNTAAIHVSVDCGAHREDLALRWRMLNAVGPALVAAFADGGSTAGAEDGHGGSAPVGPMGVGTHAHLADTRPVPYRARRRGARGVRRPRRLLHPVGAGSAAAVRPAWERRLVRPR from the coding sequence ATGTCCCACCCCACCGAAACGACGCACCCCACCGGATCGGCCGGGCCGACCGTAGCCGGCCGGACGGCCGGGGCAGGACACCGCGACGCTCCGGCCACCGCGGACGAAGGGCGCGCGCCTGTCGCGGCGGATACCGCCCGGGACCGCATCGTCCAGCGGTGCTTCGGACTGCGCCCGCCGCGCCTGGTCGGCGCTGAACTCGAGTGGTGCACCCGGACCGCGACGGGGAGCAGGCCCGCGGCTGCGCACCTGGTGGAGGCGCTGGGCGCGCACGCCCCCCGCAGCATCGCCCCGGGGTCGCCGCATACGCCACTGCCGGCCGGGGGCGCGGTCACTGTCGAACCGGGCGGGCAGGTGGAGATATCCAGCCTTCCGCTGGCAGACGTCGACGGGCTCTGCGCCGCGTTGGCCGCGGACGCTGCGGCGCTGCGCACGCTGCTCGGCGCCCGGGGCATCGAGATGCTCCCGGGCGCCGTCGACCATGTACGGGAGCCTTCCCGCATCCTGACTGTGCCGCGCTACGCGGCCATGCAGGAGCGCTTCGACCGGAGAGGCCCGCGGGGGGCGCAGATGATGTGCAACACCGCGGCCATCCACGTGAGCGTCGATTGCGGGGCCCACCGCGAGGATCTGGCGCTGCGGTGGCGGATGCTCAATGCGGTGGGGCCCGCGCTGGTGGCGGCGTTCGCCGACGGTGGCTCCACTGCGGGCGCCGAAGACGGGCACGGAGGTAGCGCACCCGTCGGGCCGATGGGCGTCGGAACGCATGCGCACCTGGCTGACACTCGACCCGTCCCGTACCGGGCTCGACGCCGCGGCGCCCGGGGCGTCCGCCGACCCCGTCGCCTCCTACACCCGGTGGGCGCTGGGAGCGCCGCTGCTGTGCGTCCGGCGTGGGAACGGCGATTGGTCCGTCCCCGGTGA
- a CDS encoding ergothioneine biosynthesis protein EgtC has translation MCRHLVCLGPARTVASAATHGRHALARQAWAPQQMRGGGTINADGFGACWWASDGPPGVGQHRTTLPIWSDPALGRAVAGDGADAGEGDGPAVRGALEQIRATAILAAVRSATAGMAVSAQACAPFTDGRWAFSHNGVVRGWPGSVAGLAAEIPAAEAMRSEAATDSVFLWQLFRARIAAGLDAADAAATLVQDVEARAPGSRLNLLATDGERVVGTAWRHSLWVHDMPDELWIASEPTTDAGWSEVDDGALVDARIGHVRSEPISMAATSR, from the coding sequence ATGTGCCGTCATCTGGTGTGCCTGGGGCCCGCGCGCACAGTGGCCTCGGCGGCGACGCACGGCCGGCATGCGCTGGCCCGGCAGGCGTGGGCACCGCAGCAGATGCGCGGCGGCGGCACGATCAACGCCGACGGGTTCGGCGCCTGCTGGTGGGCCTCCGACGGCCCGCCGGGAGTGGGGCAGCACCGCACCACGCTGCCGATCTGGTCCGACCCGGCACTGGGCCGCGCGGTGGCCGGCGACGGGGCCGACGCCGGGGAGGGCGACGGCCCGGCTGTGCGCGGGGCGCTCGAGCAGATCCGGGCGACGGCGATCCTCGCAGCCGTACGCTCGGCGACCGCGGGCATGGCGGTGTCGGCGCAGGCGTGCGCGCCGTTCACCGACGGCCGGTGGGCGTTCAGCCACAACGGGGTCGTCCGCGGGTGGCCCGGCTCCGTGGCCGGCCTGGCGGCCGAGATCCCGGCGGCCGAGGCGATGCGGTCGGAGGCCGCCACCGATTCGGTCTTTCTCTGGCAGCTGTTCCGTGCGCGTATCGCGGCGGGCCTGGACGCTGCGGACGCGGCGGCGACGCTGGTGCAGGACGTCGAGGCGCGCGCCCCCGGATCCCGGCTGAACCTGCTCGCCACCGACGGCGAACGCGTTGTCGGCACCGCCTGGCGCCATTCCCTGTGGGTGCACGACATGCCGGACGAGCTGTGGATCGCCTCGGAGCCGACCACCGACGCGGGGTGGTCGGAGGTGGACGACGGGGCGCTCGTCGATGCGCGGATCGGACACGTCCGGTCGGAACCGATTTCCATGGCAGCGACCAGCCGGTGA
- a CDS encoding AIM24 family protein, with protein sequence MTVTHKLVGGSMQMVACQLAQGQSVFCEPGKFLWKTTNVDVRTTLGAPSGNPGGGPTTASSLLGLAKNVGKRMIAGESLAVQVYSAQQQPGLVAFAGVLPGQVRALELDGSTQWLAQKDAFVAAESTIDFDIAFSGGKTGRWGGEGFILEKLGGTGTAFIAGAGDFVDLNPADYGGKIQVDTGCIVAFESSVKYGVERVGGLDMKGVMNMAFGGEGVHLATLEGDGRVIIQSMTTAGIAQALMKNVGPDEDRKGFTGGLFSGSMD encoded by the coding sequence ATGACAGTCACGCACAAGCTCGTCGGCGGCTCCATGCAGATGGTGGCCTGCCAACTAGCGCAAGGCCAATCGGTGTTCTGCGAACCCGGCAAGTTCCTGTGGAAAACCACCAACGTGGACGTCCGCACCACCCTCGGGGCGCCGTCCGGCAACCCCGGCGGCGGCCCGACCACCGCGTCATCGCTGCTGGGGCTCGCCAAGAACGTCGGCAAGCGGATGATCGCCGGCGAGTCGCTCGCAGTGCAGGTGTACTCGGCGCAGCAGCAGCCCGGCCTCGTCGCCTTCGCCGGCGTGCTGCCCGGACAGGTCCGTGCGCTCGAACTCGACGGGTCCACGCAATGGCTGGCGCAGAAGGACGCCTTCGTCGCCGCCGAATCCACGATCGACTTCGACATCGCCTTCTCCGGAGGCAAGACCGGCCGTTGGGGCGGCGAGGGCTTCATCCTGGAGAAGCTCGGCGGCACCGGCACGGCGTTCATCGCCGGCGCCGGCGACTTCGTCGACCTCAACCCCGCCGACTACGGCGGCAAGATCCAGGTGGACACCGGGTGCATCGTCGCGTTCGAGAGCTCCGTCAAGTACGGGGTGGAGCGCGTGGGCGGCCTGGACATGAAGGGTGTGATGAACATGGCTTTCGGCGGCGAGGGCGTGCACCTGGCCACGCTGGAGGGCGACGGCCGGGTGATCATCCAATCGATGACGACGGCCGGTATAGCGCAGGCGCTGATGAAGAACGTGGGGCCGGACGAGGACCGCAAGGGATTCACCGGCGGGCTGTTCTCTGGAAGTATGGACTGA
- the arsC gene encoding arsenate reductase (glutaredoxin) (This arsenate reductase requires both glutathione and glutaredoxin to convert arsenate to arsenite, after which the efflux transporter formed by ArsA and ArsB can extrude the arsenite from the cell, providing resistance.), with amino-acid sequence MSDDTSATIYHNPRCSTSRNTLQLLRDNGIEPTIVKYLDTPPTRSELARLIEKAGLTPRQAIRTKEAVYKELGLADADDDALLDAMAAHPILIERPLVVTDLGVRLARPIQNVEEILPR; translated from the coding sequence ATGTCCGACGACACGTCCGCGACGATCTACCACAACCCGCGCTGCAGCACCTCCCGGAACACCCTCCAATTGCTGCGGGACAACGGCATCGAGCCCACGATCGTCAAGTATCTCGACACGCCGCCCACCCGCAGCGAGCTCGCCCGGCTCATCGAGAAGGCGGGTCTGACCCCGCGCCAGGCGATCCGCACCAAGGAGGCCGTCTACAAGGAGCTCGGCCTCGCGGATGCCGATGACGACGCATTGCTCGACGCGATGGCCGCCCATCCGATCCTCATCGAGCGCCCGCTGGTGGTGACGGACCTCGGGGTCCGGCTGGCACGGCCCATCCAGAACGTCGAGGAGATCCTGCCCCGGTGA
- the egtD gene encoding L-histidine N(alpha)-methyltransferase, producing the protein MTTTLVDVHLTEADLEEQLRADVASGLAAHPKSLPPKWFYDERGGELFEAITRLPEYYPTRTERALLVRAAPEIAAASEATTLVELGSGSSEKTRLLLTAFAEHEGLEMYVPQDVSESSIRLAADALAIEFPDLPVRGVVGDFTDTTASLPRAGRRLVAFLGGTIGNLEPGPRAAFLHGVAGALDPGECLLVGIGLVADPPVMIAAYDDAEGVTAEFNRNVLHVLNRRLGADFVPHMFDHVALWNAADSWIEMRLRARRAMRVHIPAVEIGVDFAAGEELRTEISAKFTLDAFGRELAAAGLDPARTWTDEAGRFSLVLARRRR; encoded by the coding sequence ATGACGACGACCCTGGTGGACGTGCACCTGACCGAGGCGGACTTGGAGGAACAGTTGCGGGCCGACGTCGCATCGGGCCTGGCCGCGCACCCGAAGAGTCTGCCCCCCAAGTGGTTCTACGATGAGCGTGGCGGCGAGCTGTTCGAGGCGATCACACGGCTACCCGAGTATTACCCGACGCGGACCGAGCGTGCGCTGCTGGTGCGGGCTGCGCCGGAGATCGCCGCCGCGAGCGAGGCCACGACCCTTGTCGAGCTCGGCTCGGGGTCCTCGGAGAAGACGCGGCTGCTGCTCACCGCTTTCGCCGAGCACGAGGGCCTGGAGATGTATGTGCCGCAGGACGTCTCGGAATCGTCCATCCGTCTCGCCGCGGACGCGCTGGCGATCGAGTTCCCCGACCTGCCGGTGCGGGGGGTGGTCGGCGATTTCACGGACACGACGGCGTCGCTGCCGAGGGCGGGGCGCCGCCTCGTCGCGTTCCTGGGCGGCACCATCGGCAACCTGGAACCGGGCCCCAGGGCCGCCTTTCTGCACGGCGTCGCAGGGGCTCTGGATCCTGGGGAATGCCTGCTGGTCGGAATCGGACTCGTGGCCGACCCCCCGGTGATGATCGCCGCATACGACGACGCGGAGGGCGTCACCGCGGAGTTCAACCGCAACGTGCTGCACGTGCTCAACCGGCGCCTGGGTGCCGACTTCGTGCCGCACATGTTCGACCATGTCGCACTGTGGAACGCGGCGGACAGCTGGATCGAGATGCGTCTGCGCGCCCGGCGCGCGATGCGCGTGCACATCCCCGCGGTGGAGATCGGGGTCGACTTCGCCGCGGGGGAGGAGCTGCGCACCGAGATTTCCGCCAAGTTCACGCTCGACGCGTTCGGCCGCGAACTCGCCGCGGCCGGCCTCGACCCGGCCCGCACCTGGACCGACGAGGCGGGGCGCTTTTCCCTGGTGCTGGCGCGCCGTCGCCGCTGA
- a CDS encoding oxidoreductase yields the protein MKRGPARVRRGGRWSARDVPALTGRTFVVTGATSGIGLETAAALYAAGADVTLAVRNEVKGRAVADAIAARPRGAPWPAPGAVSVRALDLADLASVRRFAQDWTGPIDVLVNNAGVMTPPLQRTADGFEMQMGTNHLGHFALTNLLLPHVRDRVVTVASLAERAGRLDLDDLNYERRPYSRARAYGQAKLANLLCAAHLQRRLADVGSPVRSVAAHPGASSTGLGDQLSVPGATALFRFGSRFVGQDAGGGALPTLFAAVEDVPGDTYVGPRGLFQLRGAPTAVGRSVRALDEAAAARLWALSEKLTGTEFPL from the coding sequence GTGAAACGGGGCCCCGCACGGGTCCGGCGCGGTGGCAGGTGGTCCGCGCGTGACGTTCCGGCGCTGACGGGCAGGACGTTCGTTGTCACCGGTGCCACCAGCGGAATCGGCCTCGAGACGGCGGCAGCCCTGTACGCGGCCGGCGCGGACGTCACGCTGGCCGTGCGCAACGAGGTCAAGGGCCGCGCCGTCGCCGATGCCATCGCCGCGCGCCCGCGCGGCGCACCCTGGCCGGCGCCGGGCGCGGTCTCGGTCCGGGCGCTGGACCTGGCGGATCTCGCATCCGTACGCAGGTTCGCGCAGGACTGGACCGGCCCGATCGACGTGCTCGTGAACAACGCCGGAGTGATGACGCCGCCGCTGCAGCGCACTGCCGACGGTTTCGAGATGCAGATGGGGACCAACCACCTGGGCCACTTCGCTCTGACCAATCTGCTCCTGCCGCACGTGCGCGACCGGGTGGTGACGGTGGCGTCGCTGGCGGAGCGGGCGGGGCGGCTCGACCTGGACGACCTCAACTACGAGCGCCGTCCCTACTCTCGGGCCCGGGCGTATGGTCAGGCGAAGCTGGCGAACCTGCTGTGCGCGGCGCACCTGCAGCGCCGGCTCGCCGATGTCGGTTCCCCGGTGCGCTCGGTGGCCGCGCATCCCGGCGCCTCGTCGACCGGGCTCGGCGACCAGCTGTCCGTCCCCGGCGCGACGGCGCTGTTCCGGTTCGGCAGCAGGTTCGTCGGGCAGGACGCCGGCGGCGGCGCCCTGCCCACGCTGTTCGCGGCCGTCGAGGACGTCCCCGGCGACACGTACGTCGGCCCCCGCGGGCTGTTCCAGTTGCGCGGCGCGCCCACCGCCGTCGGCCGCTCCGTGCGCGCGCTGGACGAGGCCGCCGCGGCGCGCCTGTGGGCGCTGTCCGAGAAGCTGACGGGCACAGAGTTCCCGCTGTGA
- a CDS encoding cyclase family protein: MQTVSVHHHQSAATPTARPRRIVDLTHTLDEHFPLWPGDPLFRMRRVPASPGFVVHELCFGEHTGTHVDAPLHCAPGGAGVDRIRVDDLVAPLVLIDIAGRAESEPDALATPADIAAWESLHGRIPGGALVALITRPAPAGPRSAAEPAPHAAPDGDAEVGVLARSLTPDAAGDAHWPGFSRESVEYLVHRRAVVAVGTDAPSIDCGASADFPAHHAVLGAGRYAIEMLAALRTLPPVGATIVVAPLKHRGGSGGPARVLALLD, from the coding sequence ATGCAGACTGTGTCTGTGCACCACCACCAGTCCGCCGCCACGCCCACCGCTCGCCCCCGCCGGATCGTCGACCTCACCCACACTCTCGATGAGCACTTCCCACTGTGGCCCGGCGATCCGCTCTTCCGTATGCGCCGCGTCCCCGCATCGCCCGGGTTCGTCGTGCACGAGCTCTGCTTCGGCGAACACACCGGCACCCACGTCGACGCGCCCCTGCACTGCGCACCCGGCGGGGCCGGCGTCGACAGGATCCGCGTCGACGACCTCGTCGCCCCACTCGTGCTCATCGACATCGCCGGCCGCGCCGAGTCCGAGCCCGACGCCCTCGCCACGCCTGCGGACATCGCCGCCTGGGAATCGCTGCACGGACGCATCCCGGGCGGCGCCCTCGTCGCGCTCATCACCAGGCCCGCACCCGCGGGGCCCAGATCCGCCGCGGAGCCGGCGCCGCACGCGGCCCCGGACGGCGATGCGGAAGTGGGTGTGCTGGCACGATCGTTGACACCCGATGCCGCCGGTGATGCGCACTGGCCGGGGTTCTCGCGCGAGTCCGTCGAGTACCTGGTGCACCGACGGGCCGTCGTCGCCGTCGGCACCGACGCGCCCAGCATCGACTGCGGAGCGTCCGCCGACTTCCCCGCCCACCACGCCGTCCTGGGCGCCGGGCGCTACGCCATCGAGATGCTCGCCGCACTCCGCACACTGCCGCCCGTGGGCGCGACGATCGTGGTGGCGCCGCTCAAACACCGCGGCGGCTCCGGCGGGCCCGCGCGGGTTCTCGCGCTGCTCGATTGA
- a CDS encoding FAD-dependent oxidoreductase: MMHTAPRTGAPVSPESVRPLRIGALVDAPEWDIEADVVVVGYGIAGACAAIEAARAGAEVVILERAGGWGGAAALAGGFIYMGGGTGLQRELGFDDDVENMKAFLSAAMGPGADQAKIDAYCEGSVAHYDWLVDAGVRFKPAFFGEPGWEPPADDGLMYTGGENAAPFNTVTTPAPRGHVPQMSAKKAGEQSAGLMLMTPLSERIAELGVRSEYDVTTRRLVVSADADGSDRVVGVVGTRFGAEMTVRARRGVVLAAGSFTYNDAMMRAHVPLLAGRPGSAVEQHDGRAIRMGQAVGADLMHMDAAEVAIHCDPQMMVRGILVNGRGQRFVTEDTYPGRIGQEMALHQGNEAYLVIDERAYEEAGTTVSATPFLRFRPKWVGETVAEVESEAGLPEGSLQATVALYNRHAARGEDPMFGKDAQWLRPLEGNIAVIDLRGRTGGFALGGLRTDPDSRVLHVDGDPVPGLFAAGRCTSGLAAWGYASGASLGDGSYFGRRAGLSAAAAR, translated from the coding sequence ATGATGCACACCGCACCGCGCACCGGCGCGCCGGTCTCGCCCGAATCGGTCCGCCCCCTGCGCATCGGCGCCCTCGTCGACGCCCCCGAGTGGGACATCGAGGCCGACGTCGTGGTCGTGGGCTACGGCATCGCGGGCGCTTGCGCGGCGATCGAGGCGGCCAGGGCGGGCGCGGAGGTCGTGATCCTCGAGCGCGCCGGCGGATGGGGCGGTGCCGCGGCCCTGGCCGGCGGGTTCATCTACATGGGCGGCGGCACTGGGCTGCAGCGCGAGCTGGGTTTCGACGACGACGTCGAGAATATGAAGGCGTTCCTGTCGGCCGCGATGGGCCCCGGGGCGGACCAGGCGAAGATCGACGCCTACTGCGAAGGCAGCGTCGCTCACTACGACTGGCTGGTGGACGCAGGGGTGCGCTTCAAGCCCGCCTTCTTCGGCGAGCCCGGCTGGGAGCCCCCGGCCGACGACGGCCTGATGTATACGGGCGGGGAGAATGCGGCACCGTTCAACACCGTCACCACGCCGGCCCCGCGCGGCCACGTGCCGCAGATGAGCGCGAAGAAGGCCGGCGAGCAGAGCGCGGGGCTGATGCTCATGACCCCGCTGTCCGAGCGCATCGCCGAGCTGGGCGTGCGCAGCGAGTACGACGTGACGACCCGCCGCCTCGTCGTGTCCGCCGACGCTGACGGCTCCGACAGGGTCGTCGGGGTCGTCGGCACGCGCTTCGGTGCCGAAATGACTGTGCGGGCCCGCCGCGGCGTGGTGCTGGCCGCCGGCAGCTTCACCTACAACGACGCGATGATGCGCGCGCACGTGCCACTGCTCGCCGGCCGCCCCGGCTCGGCGGTGGAGCAGCACGACGGCCGCGCCATCCGGATGGGCCAGGCCGTCGGCGCCGACCTGATGCACATGGACGCCGCCGAGGTGGCGATCCACTGCGACCCGCAGATGATGGTGCGCGGCATCCTCGTCAACGGGCGCGGCCAACGCTTCGTCACGGAGGACACCTACCCGGGGCGCATCGGCCAGGAGATGGCACTGCACCAGGGCAACGAGGCCTACCTCGTCATCGACGAACGCGCATACGAGGAGGCGGGAACCACCGTCAGCGCCACCCCGTTTCTGCGTTTCCGCCCGAAGTGGGTGGGCGAGACGGTCGCGGAAGTCGAGTCGGAGGCGGGACTGCCCGAAGGTTCCTTGCAGGCGACGGTGGCGTTGTACAACCGGCACGCGGCGCGCGGCGAGGACCCGATGTTCGGGAAGGACGCGCAGTGGCTGCGTCCCCTCGAGGGCAACATCGCCGTCATCGACCTGCGCGGACGCACCGGCGGCTTCGCCCTGGGCGGGCTGCGCACCGACCCCGACTCCCGGGTGCTGCACGTGGACGGCGACCCCGTGCCGGGCCTGTTCGCCGCGGGCCGGTGCACGTCGGGCCTCGCCGCCTGGGGCTACGCGAGCGGCGCGTCGCTGGGCGACGGCAGCTACTTCGGCCGCCGGGCCGGACTCAGCGCCGCGGCCGCCCGCTAG